In a genomic window of Methanosarcina horonobensis HB-1 = JCM 15518:
- the argB gene encoding acetylglutamate kinase translates to MELKRENVLIEALPYMQEFYDSIMVIKVGGNAMVSAQIMEDIIKDIVLLRYVGIKPVIVHGGGPEITEKMERMGKKAEFFQGLRITDDETMEIARMVLVGNINTKIVSLIGVFGGKGVGFTGYDGRMILGHKQAAKRVLVDGVETEVDIGWVGESEVINPEILHIMLEKGYIPVISPVAVDAKGNALNINADTVAGDIAAALKAKKLILMTDVSGLLRDMKDPNSRISRVNLDEIDPLIEEGVIRGGMIPKLKGAAVAVKSGVERAHIINGSVSHSMLLELFTDGGVGTMIYGPDHPLE, encoded by the coding sequence ATGGTTATCAAAGTGGGTGGAAACGCAATGGTCAGCGCCCAGATCATGGAGGATATCATAAAAGATATTGTCCTTCTGCGTTATGTGGGAATCAAACCCGTTATTGTACATGGGGGCGGGCCTGAAATCACTGAAAAAATGGAACGCATGGGCAAAAAAGCTGAGTTCTTCCAGGGGCTTCGCATTACGGATGACGAAACCATGGAAATTGCCAGGATGGTTCTGGTAGGAAACATAAACACAAAGATTGTTTCTCTTATTGGAGTATTCGGCGGCAAAGGTGTCGGATTTACAGGTTATGACGGAAGGATGATACTCGGTCATAAACAGGCTGCAAAACGCGTGCTTGTCGATGGCGTGGAGACTGAAGTGGACATAGGCTGGGTTGGGGAAAGTGAGGTCATAAATCCAGAAATTCTCCATATTATGCTTGAAAAGGGCTATATTCCCGTTATTTCTCCGGTTGCTGTGGATGCAAAAGGCAATGCCCTGAATATTAATGCTGATACGGTTGCAGGAGACATCGCAGCGGCTTTGAAGGCTAAAAAACTTATCCTCATGACCGACGTTTCCGGCCTCCTGAGGGATATGAAAGACCCGAACAGCCGCATTTCCCGTGTAAATCTGGATGAGATTGACCCCCTTATCGAGGAAGGAGTTATCAGGGGCGGCATGATTCCTAAACTCAAAGGTGCCGCTGTTGCTGTTAAAAGCGGGGTAGAAAGAGCACATATTATAAATGGTAGTGTTTCCCATTCCATGCTCCTTGAACTCTTTACTGACGGCGGAGTCGGAACAATGATCTACGGGCCAGATCATCCGCTTGAGTAA
- a CDS encoding GNAT family N-acetyltransferase: MVAELEGKVVGMVGIHLLKSARQRHTACLGMMVRTEYQGQGIGKKLLENILDLADNWLMLVRIELDVTSDNERAIHLYSSFGFEIEGKKKYYKEREVF, from the coding sequence ATGGTAGCTGAACTTGAAGGGAAAGTAGTGGGGATGGTAGGAATCCATCTCCTCAAAAGTGCGAGGCAGAGGCATACTGCCTGCCTTGGCATGATGGTAAGGACCGAATATCAGGGACAGGGAATTGGAAAGAAGCTGCTGGAAAACATCCTTGACCTTGCAGACAACTGGCTCATGCTTGTAAGGATCGAACTGGATGTAACTTCGGACAATGAAAGGGCTATCCACCTGTATAGCTCATTTGGGTTCGAGATTGAAGGGAAAAAGAAGTATTATAAAGAGAGGGAAGTATTCTGA
- a CDS encoding archaeosine biosynthesis radical SAM protein RaSEA — MSLNKAVLDIRQRIKVKPSPTDEPAASWTGTDLVDRVQTKTLTVIFRSAGCRWGKAGGCTMCGYVYDCASEPPTLEDYESQLAKAMRKAEKFSEFMVKIFTSGSFLDEQEVPPEARDAILKTLAEDPRVIKVLVETRPNYVTEENVKACLNILKNKPFELAFGLETSSDKIRKDSINKGFTFQDFVRAAETAKKYGITVKAYLMLKPLFLSEKQAMEDITRSIDDAAPYADTISINLCNVQKGTLVETLWEKGQYRPPWLWSIIEILQRAKAAHPDLPLMSDPVGAGSKRGPHNCKECSSEVADSLRTFSLTQNPADLSTTDCGCKELWKKVLEIEDFTYGTPILD; from the coding sequence ATGTCCCTTAATAAAGCAGTACTGGATATCCGGCAGCGGATCAAAGTAAAGCCTTCACCTACGGACGAGCCTGCGGCAAGCTGGACCGGAACAGACCTTGTAGACAGGGTTCAAACAAAAACCCTCACCGTAATCTTCAGGAGCGCAGGTTGCCGCTGGGGAAAAGCCGGAGGCTGTACAATGTGCGGTTATGTCTATGACTGTGCAAGTGAGCCACCCACCCTTGAAGACTATGAATCCCAGCTTGCAAAAGCAATGAGGAAAGCTGAAAAGTTTTCCGAATTCATGGTTAAGATCTTTACCTCAGGCAGTTTCCTTGACGAACAAGAAGTCCCGCCTGAAGCCAGAGATGCTATTCTTAAGACCCTTGCAGAAGATCCAAGGGTCATCAAGGTGCTCGTCGAGACACGGCCCAATTATGTAACCGAAGAAAACGTGAAGGCCTGCCTGAACATCCTGAAAAACAAGCCATTCGAACTCGCATTCGGGCTCGAGACGAGTTCGGACAAAATCCGAAAAGACTCCATCAATAAGGGCTTCACATTCCAGGACTTCGTCCGCGCAGCAGAAACTGCAAAAAAGTATGGCATAACAGTAAAGGCCTACCTTATGCTCAAACCTCTCTTCCTCTCAGAAAAACAGGCAATGGAAGACATCACTCGTTCCATAGACGATGCAGCCCCATATGCAGACACCATATCCATCAACCTCTGCAATGTCCAGAAAGGCACCCTTGTAGAAACTTTATGGGAAAAAGGTCAGTACCGCCCACCGTGGCTGTGGAGCATAATCGAGATTCTCCAGAGAGCAAAAGCTGCTCACCCCGATCTTCCCCTGATGTCCGATCCGGTCGGTGCAGGCTCGAAACGCGGCCCCCATAACTGTAAAGAGTGCAGCTCGGAAGTTGCCGATTCCCTCAGGACTTTCTCACTCACCCAGAATCCCGCAGATCTCAGCACAACAGACTGCGGCTGTAAAGAGCTCTGGAAAAAAGTCCTGGAGATTGAAGACTTCACCTACGGAACGCCCATTTTAGACTGA
- the guaA gene encoding glutamine-hydrolyzing GMP synthase, protein MVKPEKFIPKAVEKISQEIKDGKAIIALSGGVDSSVCAELAYRAIGDRLQPIYIDTGLMRKGETERIRYIFSHMNLDVVYAKDKFLAALAGITDPEEKRKAIGETFIRVFEEEAKKLAADYLIQGTIYPDRIESEGGIKSHHNVGGLPSVMDFKKIVEPIEDLYKDEVREVAWALQLPDEICERMPFPGPGLAVRVLGEVTEEKLEVAREANFIVEEELLERFCPWQTFAAVLGKGTGVKGDIRAYGWIVAVRAVGSRDGMTAEALELPWDVLKQLESRITSEIPKVARVVYDITPKPPATIEFE, encoded by the coding sequence ATGGTAAAACCCGAAAAATTCATTCCGAAAGCAGTTGAGAAAATCAGCCAGGAGATAAAGGATGGGAAGGCAATTATTGCACTTTCCGGTGGTGTGGACAGTTCTGTTTGTGCTGAACTGGCTTACAGGGCAATTGGGGATAGGCTGCAGCCGATTTATATAGACACAGGGCTTATGAGAAAAGGAGAGACCGAAAGAATAAGGTATATTTTCTCCCACATGAACCTGGATGTTGTTTATGCAAAGGACAAATTCCTTGCAGCCCTTGCAGGAATTACGGATCCTGAAGAGAAGAGAAAAGCTATTGGTGAGACTTTCATCCGGGTGTTTGAGGAAGAGGCAAAGAAACTGGCAGCCGATTACCTTATCCAGGGCACGATTTACCCTGACAGGATCGAGTCCGAAGGCGGCATCAAGTCACATCACAATGTAGGAGGGCTTCCAAGCGTAATGGACTTCAAGAAAATCGTTGAGCCTATCGAGGACCTTTACAAAGATGAAGTAAGGGAAGTTGCCTGGGCTCTTCAGCTGCCTGACGAGATCTGCGAAAGGATGCCTTTCCCTGGTCCGGGGCTTGCTGTAAGGGTTCTCGGAGAGGTTACGGAAGAAAAGCTTGAGGTAGCACGGGAAGCAAACTTCATAGTCGAAGAGGAACTTCTCGAGAGATTCTGCCCCTGGCAGACTTTTGCTGCCGTGCTCGGCAAAGGCACAGGAGTAAAAGGAGACATAAGGGCTTACGGCTGGATTGTGGCTGTAAGGGCTGTAGGGTCAAGAGACGGAATGACTGCAGAAGCCCTCGAACTCCCCTGGGATGTGCTCAAGCAGCTTGAATCGAGAATCACTTCCGAGATCCCGAAGGTAGCCAGAGTAGTATATGATATTACTCCCAAGCCGCCTGCAACAATCGAGTTCGAATAA
- the recQ gene encoding DNA helicase RecQ has protein sequence MGTGYGALKDSKSELESRVLVSARMHSVLHQYFGYTAFRPLQEEIIRDVLDRKDVFVLMPTGGGKSICYQLPSLLLDGVTVVVSPLISLMKDQVDGLEANGIAAACMNSTQSAREIRDIKTAFLENRLKVLYIAPERLMMPGTFAFLKKGKVSLFAIDEAHCISEWGHDFRPEYRKLKLLRDSKTGFPDVPVIALTATATNRVRKDIITQLGLDIDPEKGPYVASFNRSNLYYEVRPKKDTFSEITDYLLRHRGEAGIIYCQSRNNVETLTRKLNLAGFRALPYHAGLSDSERSRNQEMFIKDDVDIIVATIAFGMGINKSNVRFVIHYDLPRNLESYYQETGRGGRDGSPCECILFFSRGDRFKIEYFIAQKTNEKEKDISLVQLRQMVAYCEGNKCRRQTLMEYFGEELSTQCGNCDTCLRPKNTFDGTEAARKLISCIQELNQRFGTNYIIDVLTGSKNKKIKQNRHEKLKAHGSGKEFSKEQWRSLASEMLNTGFLEVSGAQYPVLKLNAMSRKILNGSERIELVCPEGFIPGAEESFTLPAPAGKSPGKAENDVQTPACEHSTVTDILKKEKSGGLPKSGTEHDPILFERLKALRKQIALNKNLPPYIIFSDTSLKEMAAKLPRTPEEFHSITGVGDHKLRKYGDDFLKEIRDYCKDYDLMPVAEVEVGIESTSQEADKKKPLAASSSVTFPEKLSGAHSLPAKKIRYLDMSIQDWSEADSSDSFNSTGLERNSPELTVGVSEIDLPEDDSQSCSLEADFFETGSFKTDSFKKDPEEIEFSEVSSLNSDIFEEFSLEKTYSLYVQGLNIGEIAEIEGLPVKDVYRQFEKLILDRKVSKIEGLVPPERYKQISAAMEVLETEIDYLLRAKLGEGCQEDELKLVKALLLSKLLFSA, from the coding sequence ATGGGTACTGGTTACGGAGCATTGAAGGATAGCAAAAGTGAGCTTGAGTCCAGGGTACTTGTGTCTGCCAGAATGCACTCGGTACTCCACCAGTACTTCGGATATACTGCTTTCCGGCCTCTACAGGAAGAAATCATCAGAGACGTTCTGGACCGAAAAGATGTATTTGTGCTCATGCCTACAGGAGGGGGTAAGTCTATTTGTTATCAGCTGCCCTCTCTACTTCTGGATGGAGTTACTGTTGTAGTTTCTCCTCTGATTTCCCTGATGAAAGATCAGGTGGACGGGCTTGAAGCAAACGGAATTGCCGCAGCCTGTATGAACAGTACCCAGAGTGCCAGAGAAATCCGGGATATTAAAACAGCTTTTCTGGAAAACAGATTGAAAGTACTATATATTGCTCCTGAAAGGCTTATGATGCCCGGAACATTTGCTTTCCTGAAGAAAGGTAAGGTCAGCCTCTTTGCAATTGACGAAGCGCACTGTATTTCGGAATGGGGGCATGACTTCCGGCCTGAGTACCGGAAACTGAAACTCCTGAGGGACTCAAAGACCGGTTTTCCTGATGTACCTGTTATTGCACTCACGGCTACGGCAACAAACAGAGTCAGAAAAGATATAATAACCCAGCTCGGACTTGATATCGACCCTGAGAAAGGACCTTACGTTGCCAGTTTTAACCGGAGCAATCTTTACTATGAGGTAAGGCCAAAGAAAGATACTTTTTCAGAGATAACTGACTACCTGCTCAGGCACAGGGGTGAAGCCGGGATCATTTACTGCCAGAGCCGGAACAATGTGGAAACCCTTACAAGAAAACTGAACCTTGCCGGGTTCAGAGCTCTCCCCTATCATGCAGGGCTTTCAGATTCCGAACGTTCCCGAAACCAGGAGATGTTCATAAAAGACGACGTGGATATAATAGTGGCTACAATTGCCTTCGGGATGGGCATCAACAAATCCAATGTCCGGTTTGTAATTCACTACGATCTTCCCCGGAATCTTGAAAGTTATTACCAGGAAACAGGACGTGGGGGTAGAGACGGCAGTCCATGTGAATGTATCCTTTTCTTCAGCAGGGGAGACCGCTTTAAAATTGAGTATTTCATAGCGCAGAAAACAAACGAGAAAGAAAAGGATATCTCCCTTGTGCAGTTAAGGCAGATGGTAGCTTATTGTGAGGGAAATAAGTGCAGACGTCAGACTCTCATGGAATATTTCGGTGAAGAACTTTCAACTCAATGTGGAAACTGCGATACCTGCCTCAGACCTAAAAATACTTTTGACGGGACTGAAGCTGCCAGAAAACTAATTTCCTGTATCCAGGAACTGAACCAGCGTTTTGGTACTAACTACATTATTGATGTGCTCACAGGCTCAAAGAATAAAAAGATTAAGCAAAACCGCCACGAGAAACTGAAAGCCCACGGCAGCGGCAAAGAATTTTCAAAGGAACAGTGGAGGTCGCTTGCCTCTGAGATGTTGAACACCGGATTTCTTGAAGTCAGTGGAGCACAGTACCCTGTCCTGAAACTGAATGCTATGAGCAGGAAAATTTTAAACGGCTCGGAAAGAATTGAACTTGTCTGTCCTGAGGGTTTCATACCCGGAGCTGAAGAGAGTTTCACGCTGCCAGCACCTGCAGGAAAATCTCCAGGAAAAGCAGAAAATGATGTGCAGACTCCTGCCTGTGAACATTCGACTGTTACTGATATTCTTAAAAAAGAAAAATCCGGAGGACTTCCAAAATCGGGAACAGAGCATGATCCTATCCTCTTTGAGCGGTTAAAAGCCCTGAGAAAACAGATTGCTTTAAACAAGAATCTTCCTCCATACATTATTTTCTCCGATACAAGCCTTAAAGAAATGGCTGCAAAACTTCCACGTACTCCTGAGGAGTTCCATTCGATTACAGGGGTAGGAGATCATAAACTCCGGAAATATGGAGATGATTTCCTCAAAGAGATCAGAGACTACTGTAAGGACTATGACCTGATGCCTGTGGCGGAAGTTGAAGTTGGGATTGAATCCACTTCTCAAGAAGCCGATAAAAAGAAACCATTAGCAGCCTCGTCTTCCGTCACATTTCCAGAAAAACTTTCAGGTGCACACAGCCTGCCAGCAAAGAAAATAAGGTATCTGGATATGAGTATCCAGGACTGGTCGGAAGCAGACTCATCTGACAGTTTTAATAGTACAGGACTTGAAAGAAATTCTCCCGAATTAACTGTTGGGGTGTCCGAAATAGACCTTCCTGAAGACGATTCTCAAAGCTGTTCTCTTGAGGCAGATTTCTTTGAAACAGGTTCTTTTAAAACAGATTCCTTTAAAAAAGATCCAGAAGAAATCGAATTTTCCGAAGTCAGTTCTCTTAATTCGGATATCTTTGAAGAGTTTTCCCTTGAAAAGACTTATTCACTCTATGTACAGGGGCTGAATATTGGTGAGATTGCAGAAATCGAAGGACTGCCTGTAAAAGATGTTTACAGGCAGTTTGAGAAATTAATACTTGACAGGAAGGTCAGTAAAATTGAAGGGCTCGTACCTCCGGAAAGGTATAAGCAAATCTCTGCAGCTATGGAAGTACTGGAAACTGAAATTGACTACCTGCTCAGAGCGAAGCTGGGAGAGGGATGTCAGGAAGATGAACTTAAACTTGTAAAAGCTCTCCTCCTGTCAAAATTGCTTTTTTCAGCCTGA
- a CDS encoding A24 family peptidase C-terminal domain-containing protein, translating to MIEVLKLAACLPFLIYSSYLDLKTRRVPNHLWKLMLLSLSGFLLYEIVNKETFFLFQLVFSFFSSFFLAYLLFRIRIFGGADAKALIVIGTLFPVYPILKIYDYYFPLLGVPPAGLFSFTVLENAFLLTAAVPLGIFCYNLLHFTPEMLKKPFYMLFAYRIEIKDLRKLLENGKHIRLAERFELNNGKLNPSFAGRGIIVNYNILSRLEAHEEQGLLDSIVWVTPGLPFMIPMTASFVLAVVLGDLIYYLVTKVLTQFYSLIELL from the coding sequence ATGATAGAAGTTTTGAAATTGGCAGCTTGCCTGCCTTTTCTTATCTACTCTTCTTACCTGGACCTGAAAACTCGCAGGGTTCCAAACCATTTATGGAAGCTTATGCTTCTTTCCCTTTCAGGTTTCCTGCTTTATGAGATTGTGAATAAAGAAACTTTTTTTCTTTTTCAATTAGTTTTTTCCTTTTTCTCCAGTTTTTTTCTAGCTTATTTACTTTTCAGGATCAGAATTTTTGGGGGTGCGGACGCAAAAGCCCTGATAGTGATAGGGACTCTTTTCCCTGTTTACCCTATCCTGAAGATTTACGATTACTATTTTCCTTTACTGGGAGTACCGCCTGCAGGGCTCTTTTCATTTACCGTCCTTGAAAATGCTTTTCTTCTTACCGCTGCTGTTCCTTTAGGAATTTTCTGTTACAACCTTCTGCATTTTACTCCTGAGATGCTCAAAAAGCCATTTTATATGTTATTCGCATACAGGATAGAGATTAAGGATCTGAGAAAACTTCTGGAAAATGGCAAACATATCCGGTTAGCCGAACGTTTTGAGCTGAATAATGGGAAGTTAAACCCTTCTTTTGCAGGCAGAGGAATTATTGTAAACTATAATATTCTCTCCAGGCTTGAAGCACACGAAGAGCAGGGGTTGCTTGACAGTATTGTCTGGGTAACTCCGGGACTTCCGTTTATGATCCCCATGACAGCGAGTTTTGTTCTGGCAGTGGTATTGGGAGACCTTATTTATTATCTCGTGACAAAGGTCCTTACTCAGTTTTACTCTCTTATAGAACTGTTATAA
- the hxlA gene encoding 3-hexulose-6-phosphate synthase has protein sequence MEIAKEAVAGGADWIEIGTPLIKSEGMDAIRTMRKAFPDRTILADMKTVDTGAMEVEMASKAGADVVIVLGSADDSTVLDALRSAHKYGVRLMADLISAPDPVKRAVDLEALGVDYVNVHVGIDQQMMGKDPISILMEISEKVSVQLAVAGGLDAESAAQAVRAGARIVIVGGNITRSDNVTEAARKVRQSVDSPESVDVRDRGTVDQEIRVIFREVSTSNISDAMHRKGAMKGIHPLVRGKMVGTAVTVQAFAGDWAKTVEAIDIAKPGDVIVIYNESKDIACWGGLATLSSLNKGVAGVVIEGAVRDIDEVENLGLPIYTSNTVPNAGDPKGFGEINAEITCGGQAVKPGDYIIGDESGVVVVPKERGYELARRAKEVNKTEKRLFDEIRRGGTLSEILELKKWEKH, from the coding sequence GTGGAGATTGCAAAGGAAGCAGTCGCAGGAGGTGCGGACTGGATAGAAATAGGCACTCCCCTGATCAAAAGTGAAGGTATGGACGCAATCCGTACCATGAGGAAAGCTTTTCCTGACAGAACAATTCTTGCCGACATGAAAACCGTAGATACCGGAGCCATGGAAGTAGAAATGGCATCAAAAGCCGGTGCAGATGTGGTTATTGTTCTTGGCAGTGCAGATGATTCTACAGTTCTTGATGCACTCCGCTCAGCCCACAAATACGGAGTCAGGCTGATGGCGGACCTGATTTCTGCTCCGGACCCTGTAAAAAGGGCAGTGGACCTCGAAGCCCTGGGTGTGGACTATGTAAATGTTCATGTAGGCATAGACCAGCAAATGATGGGAAAAGACCCTATATCCATTTTAATGGAAATATCAGAAAAAGTGAGTGTACAGCTTGCAGTAGCCGGAGGGCTTGATGCAGAAAGTGCAGCTCAGGCAGTCAGGGCAGGTGCCAGGATTGTGATAGTGGGAGGAAACATAACCCGCTCTGACAATGTAACCGAAGCTGCAAGAAAAGTAAGGCAGAGTGTAGACTCTCCGGAGTCTGTAGATGTTCGAGACCGAGGGACTGTGGACCAGGAAATAAGGGTGATATTTAGGGAAGTCTCCACCTCAAATATCTCGGATGCAATGCACAGAAAAGGGGCAATGAAAGGCATCCATCCGCTGGTAAGAGGAAAAATGGTAGGAACTGCGGTTACAGTACAGGCTTTTGCCGGGGACTGGGCAAAGACAGTAGAAGCCATTGATATTGCAAAACCGGGAGATGTAATAGTAATCTATAACGAAAGCAAGGATATTGCCTGCTGGGGAGGGCTTGCAACCCTGAGCAGCCTGAACAAAGGAGTTGCAGGTGTAGTAATAGAAGGTGCTGTAAGAGATATTGACGAAGTGGAAAATCTCGGGCTTCCGATCTATACCAGCAATACAGTGCCAAATGCCGGAGATCCAAAAGGCTTTGGAGAAATCAACGCTGAAATCACATGTGGAGGCCAGGCTGTAAAACCCGGGGATTATATAATAGGAGATGAAAGCGGGGTTGTAGTTGTCCCGAAGGAACGCGGCTATGAACTCGCAAGAAGGGCAAAGGAAGTTAATAAGACAGAAAAAAGACTCTTCGATGAGATCCGGAGAGGCGGAACTCTTTCAGAGATCCTTGAGCTTAAAAAGTGGGAAAAACATTGA
- a CDS encoding DUF5788 family protein, whose product MENSYKINESEDFSQKYITEAERKQLLSALHCRLFWVGQHIPDYVEFEGEKYPLHDYVWELVQKDTLTPGEKSRIDKCIDIISAKEKEDEKDLEEKPLTEEEAKSLYHETAGLLRAIMDLKEIESGALKESTKRFQEQFVNQRVRDAKLWLEFIKNVSK is encoded by the coding sequence ATGGAAAATAGCTATAAAATAAACGAGAGCGAAGACTTTTCCCAAAAGTATATCACAGAAGCGGAGCGCAAACAGCTGTTATCTGCTTTACACTGCCGCCTCTTCTGGGTAGGGCAGCATATTCCGGATTACGTGGAGTTTGAGGGAGAGAAATATCCACTTCATGACTATGTGTGGGAATTGGTTCAGAAAGATACCCTTACTCCAGGAGAAAAGTCCCGAATAGATAAATGCATCGATATTATTTCGGCAAAAGAAAAGGAGGACGAAAAAGATCTTGAAGAGAAGCCTCTTACAGAGGAAGAGGCAAAATCTCTATACCATGAGACTGCAGGTCTTCTGCGTGCAATAATGGATCTTAAAGAAATTGAAAGCGGAGCTCTTAAAGAGAGCACAAAACGCTTTCAGGAGCAGTTTGTAAACCAGAGGGTCAGGGATGCCAAGCTCTGGCTTGAATTCATCAAGAACGTATCAAAGTAA
- the pyrB gene encoding aspartate carbamoyltransferase: MLFKNRHVISMKDFSREEIDYVLDTAEKLEPVARGEERSRLLDGKIISLLFFEPSTRTRLSFEVATRRLGGQVLNLGSVEASSVMKGENLADTIRVISKYADLIVLRHPLDGSARMAAEFASVPVINGGDGSVHHPTQTFLDLYTIRRESHLEGLKIAMAGDLKYGRTVHSLCHALSLYGAEMTFVSPPELRMPPEIVRDLQKKKIRVKETDSLEEIIGDVEILYMTRVQRERFPDPEEYEKVKNRLRVTGELLKAADPGLKILHPLPRVNEISPEVDSTPHARYFEQAFYGVPIRMALLALAMGVIE; the protein is encoded by the coding sequence ATGTTATTCAAGAACCGGCACGTCATCTCAATGAAAGATTTTTCGCGGGAAGAGATTGATTATGTCCTGGATACCGCAGAAAAACTTGAACCTGTAGCCAGGGGCGAAGAAAGGTCCAGGCTGCTGGATGGAAAAATTATTTCTCTTCTTTTTTTTGAACCGAGTACAAGGACAAGGCTGTCTTTTGAGGTTGCTACAAGGAGGCTTGGGGGCCAGGTTCTGAACCTTGGCTCAGTTGAGGCAAGCTCTGTTATGAAAGGGGAAAACCTTGCCGATACTATCCGTGTAATCAGCAAATATGCTGACCTTATCGTGCTGCGTCATCCTCTTGACGGATCGGCACGGATGGCTGCGGAATTTGCAAGTGTTCCTGTAATCAATGGCGGAGACGGGTCTGTCCATCACCCTACCCAGACTTTTCTTGACCTCTATACAATCCGCAGGGAAAGTCATCTTGAAGGCTTGAAAATTGCCATGGCAGGAGATCTGAAGTACGGAAGAACCGTTCACTCCCTTTGCCATGCCCTATCTCTTTATGGAGCAGAAATGACCTTTGTTTCGCCTCCAGAGCTCAGGATGCCTCCGGAAATCGTTCGGGATTTGCAGAAGAAAAAAATTCGGGTAAAGGAAACGGATTCTCTTGAGGAAATAATAGGGGATGTTGAGATTCTCTACATGACAAGAGTTCAGAGAGAGCGTTTTCCTGACCCTGAAGAGTATGAAAAGGTTAAAAACAGACTGAGGGTTACAGGCGAGCTTTTAAAAGCCGCAGATCCCGGACTTAAAATTCTTCATCCTCTCCCCAGGGTAAATGAGATTTCTCCTGAAGTGGATTCAACTCCTCATGCACGCTATTTCGAGCAGGCTTTCTACGGAGTCCCGATCAGGATGGCTCTGCTTGCTCTGGCAATGGGGGTGATTGAGTGA
- the pyrI gene encoding aspartate carbamoyltransferase regulatory subunit: protein MKEKRDLKIQAIENGTVIDHIKAGEALNVLRILGISSAFRATVSFVMNASGARGKKDVVKIEGKELSVKELNRIALISPKATINIIRDFEVVQKNNVVLPSYVEGVVRCTNSNCISNSSEPIKSKFSVLQSEEEGVSLHCLYCEHVISEEIAENLL, encoded by the coding sequence GTGAAAGAAAAAAGGGACCTGAAGATCCAGGCAATTGAGAACGGGACCGTAATTGACCACATAAAAGCCGGAGAGGCTTTAAATGTCCTGCGCATTCTGGGAATTTCCAGTGCTTTTCGAGCAACCGTCAGTTTTGTGATGAACGCTTCCGGAGCTCGAGGTAAAAAAGACGTTGTTAAGATTGAAGGCAAGGAACTCAGTGTTAAGGAACTTAATAGAATAGCTCTTATCTCTCCTAAAGCTACAATCAATATCATAAGGGATTTTGAAGTAGTTCAGAAAAATAATGTCGTGCTCCCGTCTTATGTGGAAGGCGTTGTCCGCTGTACGAATTCAAACTGCATCTCAAACAGCAGCGAGCCTATAAAGTCCAAATTTTCAGTGCTGCAGTCCGAAGAAGAAGGAGTTTCCCTTCACTGCCTGTACTGTGAACATGTAATTTCCGAAGAGATTGCGGAAAATCTGCTGTGA
- a CDS encoding DUF5788 family protein — protein sequence MLKDEKKTNKTETEYLGYRERNKLLWSLRSDFAWAGKKIPESVEIDGEEYRLREMVRELGEKEHLSPDKTAEIRALIPELKEKAKDNEELLETEELTVAEAETLYEEATGLLRAAMELKDKLEGKGGEKGADEFKRMLNVQKIMDEKRWQELIKSLK from the coding sequence ATGCTTAAAGATGAGAAAAAAACAAACAAAACCGAAACAGAATATCTTGGTTACCGGGAGCGCAACAAACTCCTCTGGAGCCTCAGGAGCGACTTTGCCTGGGCAGGAAAGAAAATTCCCGAAAGTGTGGAGATAGATGGCGAGGAATACAGGCTGCGCGAAATGGTCCGGGAACTTGGAGAAAAAGAACACCTCAGTCCGGATAAAACTGCTGAAATCAGAGCTCTTATCCCTGAATTGAAGGAAAAAGCAAAAGATAATGAAGAGCTGCTCGAAACCGAAGAACTTACAGTGGCAGAAGCAGAAACCCTCTATGAAGAAGCAACCGGGCTTTTACGGGCGGCAATGGAGCTGAAGGATAAGCTTGAGGGAAAAGGCGGGGAAAAAGGTGCAGATGAATTTAAGAGAATGCTCAATGTCCAGAAGATAATGGATGAAAAACGCTGGCAGGAACTTATTAAAAGTCTGAAATAA